A window of the Branchiibius hedensis genome harbors these coding sequences:
- the dinB gene encoding DNA polymerase IV: protein MFVSSAASWQSQGSILHADLDAFFASVEQRDDPDLRGRPVIVGGGIAMAASYEAKACGVRAAMPERIWRSLCPDAIVVPPRLSAYSQASKDVFAVLRDITAVVEPLSIDEAFLDVSGLRRSYTSPQEVAAVIRSEVRAVVGLPISVGVARTKFLAKIASAHCKPDGLLVVPADEAGFLHPLPIERLWGVGKVTAEKLRSRGIRTVGQLAALDERTLTHALGPAAGRHLHAVANLRDPRPVHTGHRRRSIGSQSAFGARPRSESEIDDILTRLVDRVTHRLRDADLRARTVTVRLRWADFSRATRSRTLASATDSTAPILAATRSLMYDVWGQAVDRGLTLVGVTLSGLDPRGSEQLLLPLDDVRRDQTRAELEQAVDDVRQRFGTTALTRARMLDQDVGTQTPVLPISEP from the coding sequence ATGTTCGTGTCCAGTGCAGCGTCGTGGCAGTCCCAGGGCTCGATCCTGCACGCCGACCTCGATGCGTTCTTCGCCTCCGTCGAGCAGCGTGACGATCCGGACCTGCGGGGTCGACCGGTCATCGTCGGGGGCGGCATTGCGATGGCCGCCAGTTATGAGGCCAAAGCCTGCGGTGTTCGTGCGGCCATGCCCGAGCGGATCTGGCGCTCGCTGTGCCCGGACGCGATCGTCGTACCGCCCCGGTTGTCCGCCTACTCCCAGGCCAGCAAGGACGTCTTCGCCGTCCTGCGGGACATCACTGCGGTCGTCGAGCCGCTGTCGATCGACGAAGCGTTCCTCGACGTCAGCGGGCTGCGTCGCAGCTACACCAGCCCGCAGGAAGTCGCCGCCGTGATCCGCTCCGAGGTGCGGGCCGTCGTGGGCCTGCCGATCTCGGTCGGTGTCGCCCGCACGAAGTTCCTGGCCAAGATCGCCAGCGCGCACTGCAAACCGGACGGGTTGCTCGTGGTGCCCGCCGACGAGGCGGGTTTCCTGCACCCGCTTCCCATCGAAAGGCTTTGGGGCGTCGGCAAAGTCACGGCTGAGAAGCTGCGCTCACGCGGCATTCGTACGGTGGGTCAGTTGGCGGCACTCGACGAGCGCACGCTCACCCACGCCCTCGGACCGGCCGCCGGTCGGCATTTGCACGCCGTCGCCAACCTGCGCGATCCGCGCCCGGTGCACACCGGTCACCGCCGTCGCTCGATCGGATCCCAGAGCGCGTTCGGCGCCCGGCCGCGCAGCGAGAGCGAGATCGACGACATCCTGACCCGCCTGGTGGACCGGGTCACCCACCGCCTGCGCGACGCCGACCTGCGGGCGCGCACCGTGACGGTGCGGTTGCGCTGGGCCGACTTCTCCCGCGCCACCCGCTCGCGCACGCTGGCCAGCGCCACCGACTCGACCGCGCCGATCCTGGCCGCGACCCGATCCTTGATGTACGACGTGTGGGGGCAGGCCGTCGACCGCGGGCTCACGCTCGTCGGAGTCACCCTGTCCGGGCTGGACCCCCGCGGGTCGGAGCAACTGCTGTTGCCGTTGGATGACGTACGCCGAGACCAGACCCGCGCGGAACTCGAACAGGCCGTGGACGACGTACGTCAGCGATTCGGCACCACAGCCCTGACTCGGGCCCGGATGCTCGACCAGGATGTCGGCACCCAGACCCCGGTGTTGCCGATCAGCGAACCGTAG
- a CDS encoding peptidylprolyl isomerase, which yields MKATLHTNHGDIVVDLYENDAPKTVENFVGLAEGTKEYTDDAGRSNPTKFYDGVVFHRIIPGFMIQGGDPLGQGVGGPGFTFDDEISPARDFTAPYILAMANAGKRGGKGTNGSQFFITVAPTTWLQGKHTIFGAVADQPSRDVVDAIAAVPTGAQDRPVEPVVIESVDIQR from the coding sequence ATGAAGGCAACGTTGCACACCAACCACGGCGACATCGTCGTCGACCTCTACGAGAACGACGCCCCCAAGACGGTCGAGAACTTCGTCGGCCTGGCCGAGGGCACCAAGGAGTACACCGACGACGCCGGGCGCTCGAACCCGACGAAGTTCTACGACGGTGTGGTCTTCCACCGGATCATCCCCGGCTTCATGATCCAGGGCGGCGACCCGCTGGGTCAGGGCGTCGGCGGCCCCGGCTTCACCTTCGATGACGAGATCTCCCCGGCCCGCGACTTCACCGCCCCGTACATCCTGGCGATGGCTAACGCCGGTAAGCGTGGCGGCAAGGGCACCAACGGCTCGCAGTTCTTCATCACCGTCGCGCCGACCACCTGGTTGCAGGGCAAGCACACGATCTTCGGTGCCGTCGCCGACCAGCCCAGCCGCGACGTCGTGGACGCGATCGCCGCGGTGCCCACCGGGGCCCAGGACCGCCCGGTCGAGCCCGTCGTGATCGAATCCGTGGACATTCAGCGCTGA
- a CDS encoding rhomboid family intramembrane serine protease: MTDQSSSAPALPTCPRHPDRVALVSCQRCGRPTCPECQRPAPVGIQCVDCVNEGAKTVRTAGGIFGGTVTRGNPVVTYTLIGICAVVWLIQKAVPTFTSDIWFAPVQFGSQPWRTMTAAFAHSEGSIFHIVFNMYALWICGQYLEPLLGRVRFAALYLISAFGGSVGYMLLASTPRTLQEAPTSGWFTPTVGASGAVFGLFLALVVLNRHLGRDYSQIIVLIVINAVLGFVVGGIAWQAHLGGAITGGVCAGIYTALKKRPPVQWAALAGVVVVLIALAVWRYQTADVPSFILHAYNF, from the coding sequence ATGACCGACCAGTCCTCGAGCGCTCCCGCGCTGCCCACCTGCCCGCGACACCCCGATCGGGTCGCGCTGGTGTCCTGCCAGCGTTGCGGCCGGCCGACGTGCCCCGAATGCCAGCGCCCGGCGCCGGTCGGCATCCAGTGCGTTGACTGCGTCAACGAGGGCGCGAAAACAGTGCGTACGGCGGGTGGCATCTTCGGGGGCACCGTCACCCGCGGCAACCCGGTGGTCACCTACACCCTGATCGGCATCTGTGCCGTCGTGTGGTTGATCCAGAAGGCCGTGCCCACCTTCACCAGCGACATCTGGTTCGCGCCGGTGCAGTTCGGTTCGCAGCCGTGGCGGACGATGACGGCCGCCTTCGCGCACTCCGAAGGCTCGATCTTCCACATCGTGTTCAACATGTACGCCCTGTGGATCTGCGGGCAGTACCTCGAACCGCTGCTGGGCCGGGTGCGGTTCGCGGCGCTCTACCTGATCTCAGCGTTCGGCGGCTCGGTCGGCTACATGCTGCTGGCCAGCACGCCGCGCACCCTGCAGGAGGCACCGACCTCCGGCTGGTTCACCCCCACCGTGGGGGCATCGGGAGCGGTCTTCGGGCTCTTCCTGGCCCTCGTGGTCCTGAACCGGCACCTGGGGCGTGACTACAGCCAGATCATCGTGCTCATCGTGATCAACGCGGTCCTGGGTTTTGTCGTGGGTGGTATCGCCTGGCAAGCGCACCTGGGTGGTGCGATCACCGGTGGCGTGTGTGCCGGTATTTACACCGCGCTGAAGAAGCGTCCGCCGGTGCAGTGGGCGGCGCTCGCAGGGGTTGTCGTCGTTCTCATCGCCCTCGCGGTGTGGCGTTACCAGACCGCCGACGTGCCCTCATTCATCCTGCACGCCTACAACTTCTGA
- a CDS encoding cell division protein CrgA: MSRADNGVEDVDDEFTRQAKDAANAAAAREDAADADTDGSPAESKDAATDRTSGTKQPADKATKDKAGKDGAAKAKDKAAAVTKTKDSAAEDTEQPTKRSRREPKPAKVASGLNPSWWVPTMLGLMVLGLLWLVVFYLSSSKYPVPGIGTWNLAIGFVLLMTGFAMTTRWK, from the coding sequence GTGAGCAGGGCCGACAACGGGGTCGAGGACGTCGACGACGAGTTCACCAGGCAGGCCAAGGACGCGGCCAACGCCGCAGCCGCCCGAGAAGATGCTGCCGACGCGGACACCGACGGCAGCCCCGCCGAGTCGAAGGACGCCGCCACCGACCGCACATCCGGCACGAAGCAGCCGGCTGACAAAGCGACCAAGGACAAAGCGGGCAAGGACGGCGCCGCCAAGGCCAAGGACAAGGCAGCGGCCGTCACCAAGACCAAGGACTCCGCCGCCGAGGACACCGAGCAGCCCACCAAACGCAGTCGGCGGGAACCCAAACCGGCGAAGGTCGCCAGTGGTCTGAACCCGTCCTGGTGGGTTCCGACCATGCTCGGTCTGATGGTGCTCGGCCTGCTCTGGCTCGTCGTGTTCTACCTGTCCAGCTCCAAATACCCGGTCCCGGGCATCGGCACCTGGAACCTGGCGATCGGTTTCGTGCTGTTGATGACCGGCTTTGCGATGACCACCCGCTGGAAATAG
- a CDS encoding DUF881 domain-containing protein — translation MKRLATRGRWSYAVPAIAILAGVLFGVSAATSGGQDLRPETRSLVDVVQSGNDRVAAQQRTVAKLQAEVNALNSQSDSSGLRSLQAQVDQKARSAGFTGVTGTVVSVTLNDSKLDPSQLPEGANNDWLLVHQQDVQGVVNALWKGGATAMMLMDQRVISTSAVRCVGNTLLLQGRVYSPPFTITAMGDPAQLKAALENDPSVAGYRQYVDMIGLGYDVQTKKNVTFPAYGGGLSLQYAKVPAGSVGAQ, via the coding sequence ATGAAACGGCTGGCAACACGCGGCCGCTGGTCCTACGCCGTGCCCGCGATCGCGATCCTGGCCGGGGTGCTCTTCGGGGTCAGCGCCGCCACCTCGGGCGGTCAGGACTTGCGCCCCGAGACGCGCAGCCTGGTCGACGTGGTGCAGTCCGGGAACGACCGGGTGGCCGCGCAGCAGCGCACGGTGGCGAAGCTGCAAGCGGAAGTGAATGCGCTGAACAGCCAGTCCGACTCGAGCGGGCTGCGCAGTCTGCAGGCGCAGGTCGACCAGAAAGCGCGCAGCGCCGGCTTCACCGGGGTCACCGGCACGGTCGTCAGTGTCACGCTCAACGACTCCAAACTCGACCCGAGCCAACTGCCCGAGGGCGCCAACAACGACTGGTTGCTGGTCCACCAACAGGATGTGCAGGGGGTCGTCAACGCGCTCTGGAAGGGCGGCGCGACCGCCATGATGCTGATGGACCAGCGGGTCATCAGCACCTCCGCCGTCCGCTGCGTCGGCAACACGCTGCTGCTGCAGGGCCGGGTCTACTCCCCACCCTTCACGATCACCGCGATGGGCGATCCGGCGCAGCTCAAAGCGGCCCTGGAGAACGACCCCTCGGTGGCCGGCTACCGGCAGTACGTCGACATGATCGGCCTGGGCTACGACGTACAGACCAAGAAGAACGTGACCTTCCCGGCGTACGGCGGTGGGTTGAGTCTGCAGTACGCGAAGGTGCCCGCCGGGTCCGTGGGCGCACAGTAG
- a CDS encoding aminodeoxychorismate/anthranilate synthase component II, whose product MTRILVVDNYDSFVFTIVGYLQQLGAETDVVRNDAVTPQEGAAYDGVLVSPGPGTPEEAGVSMAMIEACAQRAQPMLGVCLGHQALGVVYGATVSRAPELLHGKTSQVIHDGRGVLEGLPSPFTATRYHSLAIESDTVTDDLVVTARTDSGVIMAVQHPSLPLHGVQFHPESVLTQGGHRLLANWLAICGATDAVQRSAGLVPLVHTA is encoded by the coding sequence GTGACCCGCATCCTGGTCGTGGACAACTACGACAGCTTCGTTTTCACCATCGTCGGCTACCTGCAGCAGCTCGGCGCCGAGACTGACGTCGTGCGCAACGACGCGGTCACGCCCCAGGAGGGCGCGGCGTACGACGGAGTGTTGGTCTCCCCCGGTCCGGGCACGCCCGAGGAGGCCGGCGTGTCGATGGCCATGATCGAGGCGTGTGCACAGCGGGCACAACCGATGCTCGGCGTGTGTCTGGGCCACCAGGCGCTCGGGGTGGTGTACGGCGCGACCGTGTCGCGAGCCCCCGAGTTGTTGCACGGTAAGACTTCCCAGGTGATCCACGACGGCCGCGGTGTGCTGGAGGGCCTGCCGTCACCGTTCACCGCCACCCGCTACCACTCGCTGGCGATCGAGTCCGACACGGTCACCGACGACTTGGTCGTCACCGCCCGCACCGACAGCGGCGTCATCATGGCCGTGCAGCACCCCAGCCTGCCGCTGCACGGGGTGCAGTTCCACCCCGAGTCAGTGCTGACCCAGGGTGGCCACCGGTTGCTGGCCAATTGGCTCGCGATCTGCGGTGCCACCGACGCCGTGCAACGCTCCGCGGGTCTGGTGCCCTTGGTGCACACCGCCTGA